The Catellatospora citrea DNA segment GTCGCGGTGTCCAGGGTCAGCCGGACCTGGGCTCCGCGGTCGATGCCGCGTCCGACGGCGGCCTTTGGCAGGTCGAAGAACACGCCCGTGCGCACCTCGACCTTTCGCCCGCCGTAGGTCGCAAAGCACGCTCCACGCTGCTGGCGTAGGTAGCTTCGTAGATCTTCGACGGGACGGGCGGGCGCTTCGACGATCGAGCCATGCCATTGTGTCGGGCCGGTCGGCGACTGCAGTTTCACCAGCAACCCCAGCCGACCGGCCAGTGCACGGGTTCCGCCTGCGGCGAGGGTTCGGCGCAGCAGGTCCTGGCGGTAGGAGAACTCGCGCCGCATGATGGCGATCTCGAACGGGCGGCGGCGGACTGCGTCGATGGTGCGCTCGGGTAGGTGGAAGGTGATGAGCGCGTCGTTGCCCAGGTCGGTGATCTCACCGGCGGTGGCGTAGAGGAGGTCGCCAACCTTGAGCGCGTTCTCGCCGGGTAGGCCGGCTTCCAATGGAATGTAGGTGAACTCCCGGATACGGCCGTTGCGATTGGTTCGCGGGTCGACGGCCAACCTGGCCAGGATCTGCGTGGATTCCGGATTCACGCGGCGCTGCCGGGCCGCAGCGATAAGCGGTTTGACAGAATCCTGGTTGAGCGTCGCCTGGATCCTGGCGCTGTAGATCTGGTCGTGCGGGCGCTCCGCGGACAGGCCCTGGCGTGCCGTGTAGACCCGTAGCACGGTCACGACTTCAGCGTCGACGTCGATGGCCACCTCGACCTGGTGCACGACACCCGACGCGGCTTCGCGGATCACCTGCCCTTCGATCCGCGGGTGGATGTCGTTGCGGCTGAGGTGGACGGTCGTGACGGCGCCGTCGCGTTCGAACCGGAACGCCGAGACCATGTCGCCGTGGAACAGGGCCGCCTGGCCCTCGAGGCGAAGTTGGGTGCTGGGCACGTCCACGGTCCAGCCCCGGCCCCATTCGAATCGGTGGACGGATGCGCCGTTGTCCTGCTCCTCGCCGACGTAGTAGACATTGCGCTCGGGCCGGTGGCGGCGACGGTCCCCGACGCGGGCAGTGCGGAACGCGGTATCGACGAACGCGTCGACCGTCAGTGGGGTCACGTCCTGGTAGGTGCCGGCGATCGCACCGCCGTGCTCGACGACCCGTACCCGTGTTCTCCCCTTGTAGTCGCGGTCCACCTGCGTCTGCTCAGCGCGGATCAGGGCGAGGTAGGGCACCCAGTCACCGAACGGACCGGGAGCCAACAGGCCGTGGTCGAGCAGCAGCCGCTCCCCCCGTTTGTCGCCGGTCAGGTGCCCCTCGCCCGCCTGCAGAGCCTCGGCCCAGCGTGCGCGGTTGGCAGCGTCCGGGTCCGGCGGCGCTGCGGGTTGGGACGTCTGCGTCGACGCCGCGGCGAGGACGAACTCGCGCCGGGCGATGATGAGGTCGTCATCCACCTGGGTCAACCGCAGCGACACCCGCCGCAGCCGCACGCTGTCGGCGACCGTGTCGGTCAGCGCGTCACCGACCATCGTGTCGTGGCCGACGTGCACTCTGAGCCGGGTGTAGGACATGCCGCGATATCCGACGTACGGCCGACCGAGACGGGCGACCGTGACCGACCTGCCGTCTCCACCGGCCGTCCGGGGCTGCGACTCGGCTGCCAGCCACGGCCTGTCGGGGTGCTGGTAGACGGGGTAATGCTGGCCGTACTGCGTATTCGTGCCGACCTCGACCCAGGAGTCCTCACGGGGGTGCCGGATGTCGAAAAGGGCGTTGACGTCGATGACCCGGTGTTGCACCTGGAAGATCCAACCCTGGTCGTCCCTGCAGACCGTCACTTTGTCGCCCGGCTTGCAGTCGTCGACGTCGAAGTGTGCCGCGTCGATGACCAGGTGCCGCACCTGGCCGTCCATCAGCAGCCAGATGCCATGCTGGACCGCCTTATGGCGCGCGTTGGTGCCCACGGTCACCACCATCGCGGCGAAGGTGTCGTGGCCGATCAACTCGGTGGTGAGCTGCCGCGACAGGTCCGATTCGGGTAGCGGCTGTGGGGTGCGGACCGTCTTGGGCGGGACCACCCGGTCCATGCGAACCACCAGCGGCCGGTTCTCGACGAGCCCCTGGGTCCGGCCGGGCTTGCTGGCGACCAGCGTCAGGGATTCCGTGGCGACCTGGACTTCGATCTTGTCGGTCGTGACGCCGCGCACGAATGCACCGCGCCAGCCGCCTGGCCGTAGCGAGCGCAGCGTGCAGATCGAGTCCTTGGGCAGGTGGTATAGCCGGTCCCAGCGTACCCGGCTGGGCATGTCCGGCAGATCGATGCCTTCGCTGCGTAGCGGCTCCACCGTCAGCCGCGCGAGCCGGGCCTCAGGCTCGCCCCACGCCGTGACCGTGCAGGCCACCTGGTCGCCAAGATGTGTGCCGAGGCCGGTCACCATCAGAGCCGGGGGGCTGCCGGGCGGACCGTCGACGGTGATCTTCCAGTCATCTTCCTCGCGGTGGGCGACGACGTCGACGTCGTCGGAGAACATACGCAACCACGCGACGTTACTGTCGTCGATCGGCTGGTCGCCGTCGAGACTCAGGCGGCCGCCGCTGAGCAGCACATGAACCGCAAGCCCGATCATGTCATCGGACAGGTGGTGGGCCAGTTCCCTTCTGCTGTCGTCGCTCCAGTCCGTCCGGTCCAGGCGGTACACGGTGCCGGGCGCACCGGCAAACCGCCACGCATCGCCGTCGACACCCACGAAGACGAGCCGGGCCCGGGTCTCCTGCGCCGTCGTCATGTCGAGCAGCAGCTCGTCCATGGTGCGGTCGGCGGGCAGCCAACCCTGGAGGTTGGCGCTCCACTGCGCGACCGTTTCATAGGTCATCGGCTCGCGCGCGCGGAGCAGGTCTGGATCCCAGCGCATGCGCACCGCGCTGTCGGCCGGCGACGTGCCTGACGGGTACGTCTCGGCTCCCTCGACCCTGACGCTGAGCATCGGAAAGGTCGCCGTCGTCGTGACGGTGGCGGTCCGGCGTTCACCGCCGCGGGGGTCGACTCGTTCGAGCGGGCGCGGACGACCGGTCACCTCGCGTCGGCCGTCCCTGACCACGGTCTGCACGGCGACCGCAGTGCCGGGTGCGGGGTGCGGGGTGCCCGGCTCCGGTCGCCAGCAGACGAAACCGCGAGATCCGCAGTTGATCCACACTTCCACGTCCCAGCCTGACGGCTGGGCCGCCGTCACCACGCCGAAGTCGTAGCCGCCCTCCCCGGCCGTGCCCGCCTGGCCGGCGAGGAACGGATCGGCGACGCGCTCGATCACCGCGCCGTGCGGCGACCGCACCGCCAGATCGACATCCTGGACGTACCAGAGCTCGTTGCCGACATAGTCACCGGCCATCGCGGCCATGGCAAGGCGCTCGTGCCGCCACGGCAGCTCGGTCGGGCTGTCCACGCGTGCCGAGGGCTGAACGGCAAGCTCAGGGGAGATCTTGTCCGCGGACCATTGACGGCTCAGGATCGCACCGAGGCGCGTGCCCTGGGCTACGACCGGGGAGCGGGCAACCGACGCCAGCATGCGCCGCCGCGCCGTCGTCGTCACCGACCGCGACTCGGCGTCGACTTTGAGCGCGTACGGGTTGCGTGGTTTCAGGTCGGCCAGTACGTTGTGGCGCCTGCGCAGCGTGCTGATCATTCGCAGGCGCAGGTCGTTCGTGGCGTCTACGCCCAGCGTCAGGTCCGTGGCGAGGGTGTCGAACAGGCGGTGGTAGTAGCGCGGTGCGGAGCCACTGAAGTCGATGATCGAATCGACGATCACCTCCGCCGCCCCGGCGACCCGCGCCCGCGAGCCGGCCCCTTCCACCCGGGCACGCAGCAGTTTGATGAGGCGCGGGCGCAGCGCACGCGGAACGTCCTTGGCGGCACTCAAGCCCGACATGAACTCCAGCCAATGCCGCACCCAGCGATCATGGGCACCGGCATCGCCGAGTGCCGGGTCGGCCAGGACCTGCTCCAGCAGCAGCAACAGGTGGGTCACCTTGGCCGACGGGAACAGCCACGCATCTATCCGCTGGTCGACGTCCTCCCACCGATCGATGCTGTACGCGGGTGCCATGAGCAAGCGCTGCCAGTCCAAGACCGCGCCCTTGCGCTTGTGGTGGTCCAGGACCCGCCGGTGCTCCTTCTCGATCGCGCGCACGTTGCTCATCCAGTCTTCGTGCGCCGTGCGCTGGCCGACCTCATGTTCGTAGATCTCCAGCGCCACGCGGCGTGGATGCCATCGGAACATGCGCACGTCGTGGCTCATGGCCGCACGCAGGATGCGCAGCGCCGGAGCGTCATCGGCGTCGGGGAACCAGCGGCCGCTCAAGCGCGGATCGGCGGGATCGACACCTGCGGAATAGGAGTTGTACAGCCACGTGACCGCGGAATTGAGCGCCGCGTGCGCGAACAGGTTGTGCCATTGCGCGACGCGGCCCGCTGTCGCACCGCTGTCGCCGGGCCCGCCACACAGGAAATCGGCGACCCGTGCCGGCGAGAACTCCGCGTACCCGCCGCCGCCCAGCCGCCGCACCTGGTCTGCGGCGTACTTGAGCAGCAGTTGAACACCCAGGCCGAAGGCAGCAGGCGGGGTGGCCGACCTGTCGTCGACGGCGCTCTCGAGCTGGCTGGTCCTGCTGATGACGTCCGCGGTGTGCAACACCACGGCCATCAGGTGCTCGTACTCCTCCTGCGGGTCGGCTGGGTCGGGCAGCGAACGCAGCAGGCGGACCGCGATCGCGGCACCGGCGGCCATCCGCACCAGGTCGGCTGGCTCCTCCCACGCCGGGTAGAGTGCGTCCGCCCCCTTGGGCGGCAACTCAGCACCGAGCCGGTACAGCCACGGTGCCGCGATCAACGGCCACACCCTCGCCTGGGTCGTGTCCAGCGGACCGTCCCCCAGCTCGACTGTGATCTTCCGGCCAGTCTCGCGCAGCGAGATCGCCGCGCACAGGTAGTCCCACGCGCGACCCCAGTCCTGCCGATTGACGGGCGCGGTCACCTGCACTTTCTTGAGCGAGGTCGTCTCCTCGGGCACCGCCCACCAGCGAGCCAGCAACGCGGCGGCGCTTCGGCAGTCACGCTGCGCGGCCAGCGACCACAGCGTCATCTGCCACAGCACCACCGACATGGCCGGATGCGGCTCAACGTCGGCGAGAGCACCCAGGCGGGTGTGTGCGTCGCGGCGTACAGCGGTGCGAGGATCGACGTTGCCCCGCCAGGTCCAGCCCCTGACCCCGGTCGCGATCTCCTGTTCCAACGCCGACATGTCGCACGGTCGGCTGCCTGTCGCCTCACCGAAGGTCACCCGGGCGAACGCCGCGAGCAGATCCGGCTCGAGATCGGCCGCGCCGTTGCCGAAACGGCGCAGGTCCTCCCCCAGCTCGGCGATGGTCGAGGGCTCGGTGGCCAGTACAGCCGACAGCCGGACCGCCAGCGTGAACGCCAACCGCCCGTGCTGACCGCCACGAGCCTGGCTCAGCAGCGGCAGCTCGCCCTGTGTACCCGCGCAGATCTGCTCGGCCAGGCCCTGCTCGCGCATCGACAGTTCGAACAGCAACGCCACGCCAACCGTCGCAGCCACGTGCCAGGCCAGATCGTGGTAAGGCTCACCGCGCGCGACAGTCGTCTCGAACTCGAACGTCTCCGCCAGTTCGCGTAGTCGATCGGCCAGGTCCGTAGGCGAGTCCTGCACCGCCTCCAACGCCGCCCCACACAGATCGCGCTCGATCTTCAGCCTGGTCAAGGACGCGATCTCCTGGAAGTACGTACCACATTCGGCCGCGACCTGCGCGTCCAAAACATGCCTGCGCTGCGCCGCCAGCACCCGGGGCAGGGCGTACAGCAGCAACGCCGGTTCGACCCGGCGCAGCTGCCGAAGGGCCTCGCCGACCAGCTCGGCGCCGGCAGGATCGGCACCGGTGTCACGAACGGGCTCGTCGAGGGCGGCGAGGATGTCCAGGTACGTGTCAGCGTTCCTGAGGGTCATCCGCATTGCCGAGCAGAAGTACCAGTCGTCGAGCACGGTCACTCCTAGGGGCGTGGTTCCAGCGGGGGCAGGTCGGGCATAAAGGCGCGGCAGTGGTCGTCGAACACGTCGTCGCCGGGATCACCGGGCAGGTTCAGCCGGCGCAGCAAAGCGTCCAAAAGCGTGTCGGGCACTGTCGCGAGCCAGGCGGCCGTCTGCGGTGTCACGCGCCGCCTGCCGACGACAGACCAGCACGCTGGGCTGGCGAAGGCCTGAGGCAGGCCGTGCGGAACCATGTCACCGACGATGCAGGCCCGCTCCGCCGCCGTGGCGAAGGCAGCGCTGGCCCGGCGCAGCGTGTCGGCGAGCAAGTCCCCACCACGCCACTGATCGGCGATCTGACGCACGATGGTCGAGGTGTAGGGCTGCCAGGCCGCGACGGCCGCTTCTGAACGGCCCCGCCGGATGAGCCCGAGCACCACCGCATCGATCGTATCGGCATCCAGCAGCGCCAGATACTCGGTAGCCGGGTCGCCATCGGCTGCCGCCAGCCATCGGTCGACCTGGCTGTCACGGCGGGCTGCCGCCCGAAGGGACGCGCACCGTCCCGGATACCGTCGGTTGCGAGCGTGCTCGGCCATGATGGCGGGCGCGAACTCCGGCAAGAAGTCCTGAATCGCCATCAGCAACGTCGTCTCGCCGTCCAGGTCGTCAGCACCGGCGTTCAGCTCGGCCACGAAGTCCTCGGCCGCGAGGAACGGGTCGGCCTGAGCCGGCAGCGCTTCAGCTGTCACGACCCCCACGCGACGGTGCGGATACCGCCGCTGCCGGGTGCGTAACAGCGACGTGAGCGCACCGAGCACCGAGCCCGCCGAGACCTCCAACCCCTGCCTCTCACCATCGTCACCGTCGACGAGGGCAGGCCGTACCAGCACCTCCGATGCGCCCACCCGCCGCGCGACGCCAGCCGCCGCGTCCATGACCTCGATCGGCCCTACTCCGTACACGTTCACGACCACCGGTGCCTGCGGGAACACCGATGCCAACGCGTGCACGTAACGCTCCGCGTCCGCCTCGTCGTTCCTAACCGGCCACGGCACCACGAAGCCCGGCCAGCTGCCGAACTCGTCCACGCGGTCGAAACGCGAGTCGTTCACCCTGGCCCGGATGTCAGTCGCGCCGCTCGGTGGCAGTCCGTGAGCGGCGAGGGTGAACCAGGGCCGCGGCGCGCGCAGCGGGGTCAGCGACCGTTCCACGACGTTGAGGTGAAGCGCGAGGTCCGGTTCGGGCACCCCGGCCACGACGGTCACGGATCGTCCGCGGGCCAGGCCCACGCGCACGTCCAGCGTTGTACGGTACCGATCGCTGATCGGCGGGGGCTGACGGGCGCCGCGTGCTTCCCATCGGGCGTCGAGACGGTAGACCTCCAGGTTCGTCGGTGCGTCGACTGTCGGAGTCAGCACCGGCGCGTGAACCTGGACCGAACGCGCCAGCAGCTGCGAAACCTCCATCAGCTCATGCATCGGAGTCGCGTAGATCGTCATGCCCGCCACGCGGCTCGGGTCCTCCCGTGACACCATGCGACGACGGATGATGCCGAACACCAGGTTCTCCGGATGACCGAGCAGGACAGGTGCGCCGCTGAATCCCTCCAGCATCATGTCCGCGGTGGCCTGGCCGCACAGCAACTGGACGCACGGGGCACCGTCGCCGAGCTGGCTCGGTGGCCCGGCCACCGAGCCGGTCAGATTCGTCGGGTAGCGTGATCGCACCTGGCCTGGGAAGCCCTGGCTCCAGAACGCCGCTCCGTTGTCCCCGACGCCTCCGACCAGCAACGGCACGAGCTCATCGGGTAGCGGTTGCTCAAGCCGGAGCAGAGCCACGTCCAGATACTCGTGTGACTCGACAAGCGTGGCCGCCAAGCCCGGCAGATCACTGTGCAGCAGAACCGCCTGCTGGTGGTGCCCGTCCCTCGTCTTCAGGCAGTGCAGAGCGGTGATCGCCAACGTACGGGAAACAGCGAATGCGGTTCCGATGATGCCGGCGGCGGACTGTGCCTCAGGATCCACTGACAGTCCGAAGATCGCCGGCGATCTGTTCGGCATTAACCCGCCCGCGACCACGTCAGGCAGACCTCGAACCCCGCCGACGTGGCGGCTCGCGAGACGATGACCCCAGCCTCCGCCTCCAGATCGATCGAGAACGTGACCTGCGCCTGCGACAACACCCACGGCGGCTTCGCCGCGGAATGGCCTGTGACGGGAGGATCATCAGCGGCAATACGCTCGCCCAGACGGCGGGCCATTGTCACGATGGAGTCGCCGAGTTCGTTGACGCGATCGAGCATCTTTTCGACCAACGGTCCACTCGACAGATCCCCGGTCCACCCCTCCGCAGGTACGACCCGAACATGAATATCTGTCATGCCTCAACCTCGTTCCGTGACGGCCCACGCCCGACCCTATCGACCGGCAACGATGATCAGTTCGGTCAGTCGGGTCGAACGGCCGCTTTCGAGGCGGATCGGCGATCGGCAAAAAGGACGGTTGCACATCAACGACTTCCTGGCGGCCGCGCGGCAGGCGCGCACGTACCACGAGCTCTACGAGGCGATGATCGCGTTGGCCAGCGCCGGCTCGGCCGCGGCAGCGGCCGCGAAGAAGGAGCCGCCGACGAGCATGGACAGGCCACCGATGACGATCATCGGCCACGGCCCGCCCATCCCGCGGCGAGCAGGCCGACAGCGACGTTCACGTACAGCGGGTGGGCGATCCCTGAAGACTTCAACGCCCTCACCTGCGACTACGGACCCGGCAGGGCCAAGCCGGCACCCGGAACGCCCCGGGGGTCTCGTCCCGTCTCACGACGCGCGGCGGCGCAGGCCGTCGAGCACGAGGGTGACGGTGCCGTCCGCGTCGGCCTGTGCGCCCGGCTGGTCGCAGGCCGCACAGATGCCCTGCAGGGCCATCATGACGGCGCCGATGCCCACGTCGTCGCGGATGGCGCCTTCCTCGACGCCTGCGGCCAGCAGTTCCGCTATGGCCTGGCCCAGTTCCCGGCCGCCCTCAGCGAGTGGGTCTGAGCGCCCGGCCATGAGGGTAGCGAGCGTACGAGCAAGACCCTGGTGGGCGTGCAGATGGCTCACGAAGCCGCGCAGGAAGGCGGCCAGCGCCTCCGCCGGTGGGAGCGTGGCCCGCAGTTCGCGGGCGTGGGCGCACATCGCGGTGAGTTCTTCGCGGTAGACCGCCTCGGCCAGCGCCTCGCGGGTGGGAAAGTGGCGGTAGAGCGTGCCGGTGCCCACGCCGGCGAGCCGGGCGAAGTCGTCGAAGCGCAGGTCGTAGTGACCGTCGGCGAACAGCTCACGGGCCTTGGCGAGCAGGGCGTCGCGGTTGCGCCGGGCGTCAGCGCGTAGCGGTTTGGCACGGGTCACCCGGCGCCTCCTTTGACAAACGGAAACTGTCTCCATATCTTGAAAGTGGAGACGGTCTCCAATTGTAGGCGATCTGGCCAGGACCATGGCCATGAGGGTGCGGGATGAAGATTCTGATGTTCGGCCGGGGCGTCATCGCCGCGGCGTACGGGTGGGCACTGGAGCAGGCCGGGCACGACATCGAGTTCTACGTACGTCCCGGCCGGGCAGCGAAGTACGGAAACGTGATCGACCTCGAACTGCTCGACGCGCGCCACCGGTTACGAGGGCGACGCGTCACCGAGAAGTGGGCGGTGCGTTACCGCGAAGCGCTGGAGCCGGACCACGACTTCGATCTGATCGTGGTGAGCGTGCAGCACTACGGCTTCGCCGAGGCGGCATCCTTCCTGGGGCCGCGCGTGGGCACAGCGACGGTGCTCGTCTTCAACAACCTGTGGGTCGAGCCGCTGGAGGCGGTCGACGCTTTGCCCGCCGACCAGGTGACCTGGGGCTTTCCCGGCGCTGGTGGCGGCTTCGGCGACGACGGGGTGCTGCGGGCGGCCCTGCTGCCCAAGGTCTTCTTCGGCACCCTCGGCCGGCCGCCGACCGACCGCGAGCAAGCCGTGCGCGCGGCGTTCCGCCAGGCCGGGTTCAGAATCCAGGAGAACGCCGACTTCCGGGGCTGGCTGTCGATCCACTTCATCCAGAACGCGGGCCTGCACACGCAGAGCTTGAAACTGGGCTCCCTCGCCGACCTGGCCGGGAAACCCCGCAACGTCCGCGAGGCGATTCTCGCCATCCGCGAACTACTGCCCCTCGTCGAGGCTCGCGGCGTCGACCTGCGGCGACATCGCAGCGCCGTGGTGCCGTTCACGGCGCCCGCCTGGTTGACGGCTCCGGTGCTCGCCTGGCTGCTCGGCCACTTCCCGCCGGTGCGCACGGTGATGCAAGCGCACGCCAACCCGGAGGAGCTGCGCGCGGTCTGCCGCGACACCTTGGCTGAAGCGCGCCGCCTGGGCGTGCCGGTGCCGCGGCTGGAGGCTGCCGAAACCTATTTCACCGCCGAGACTGCTGTGCACACCTCACACGAAGGGCGGGTGCCCCTCTGATCAAAGGGCACCCGCCGTCCTACCACTCGTGAT contains these protein-coding regions:
- a CDS encoding trypsin-like peptidase domain-containing protein, translating into MDPEAQSAAGIIGTAFAVSRTLAITALHCLKTRDGHHQQAVLLHSDLPGLAATLVESHEYLDVALLRLEQPLPDELVPLLVGGVGDNGAAFWSQGFPGQVRSRYPTNLTGSVAGPPSQLGDGAPCVQLLCGQATADMMLEGFSGAPVLLGHPENLVFGIIRRRMVSREDPSRVAGMTIYATPMHELMEVSQLLARSVQVHAPVLTPTVDAPTNLEVYRLDARWEARGARQPPPISDRYRTTLDVRVGLARGRSVTVVAGVPEPDLALHLNVVERSLTPLRAPRPWFTLAAHGLPPSGATDIRARVNDSRFDRVDEFGSWPGFVVPWPVRNDEADAERYVHALASVFPQAPVVVNVYGVGPIEVMDAAAGVARRVGASEVLVRPALVDGDDGERQGLEVSAGSVLGALTSLLRTRQRRYPHRRVGVVTAEALPAQADPFLAAEDFVAELNAGADDLDGETTLLMAIQDFLPEFAPAIMAEHARNRRYPGRCASLRAAARRDSQVDRWLAAADGDPATEYLALLDADTIDAVVLGLIRRGRSEAAVAAWQPYTSTIVRQIADQWRGGDLLADTLRRASAAFATAAERACIVGDMVPHGLPQAFASPACWSVVGRRRVTPQTAAWLATVPDTLLDALLRRLNLPGDPGDDVFDDHCRAFMPDLPPLEPRP
- a CDS encoding TetR/AcrR family transcriptional regulator; this encodes MTRAKPLRADARRNRDALLAKARELFADGHYDLRFDDFARLAGVGTGTLYRHFPTREALAEAVYREELTAMCAHARELRATLPPAEALAAFLRGFVSHLHAHQGLARTLATLMAGRSDPLAEGGRELGQAIAELLAAGVEEGAIRDDVGIGAVMMALQGICAACDQPGAQADADGTVTLVLDGLRRRAS
- a CDS encoding ketopantoate reductase family protein, which codes for MKILMFGRGVIAAAYGWALEQAGHDIEFYVRPGRAAKYGNVIDLELLDARHRLRGRRVTEKWAVRYREALEPDHDFDLIVVSVQHYGFAEAASFLGPRVGTATVLVFNNLWVEPLEAVDALPADQVTWGFPGAGGGFGDDGVLRAALLPKVFFGTLGRPPTDREQAVRAAFRQAGFRIQENADFRGWLSIHFIQNAGLHTQSLKLGSLADLAGKPRNVREAILAIRELLPLVEARGVDLRRHRSAVVPFTAPAWLTAPVLAWLLGHFPPVRTVMQAHANPEELRAVCRDTLAEARRLGVPVPRLEAAETYFTAETAVHTSHEGRVPL